In the genome of Carassius carassius chromosome 47, fCarCar2.1, whole genome shotgun sequence, one region contains:
- the LOC132130570 gene encoding ankyrin repeat domain-containing protein SOWAHB-like, giving the protein MATDFTQESLLRFIINNGGKVRNVDLLTHYRRFLREDEDREQNRELFKRYVNSVATVRQEEGVSHVVLRKKYRVHLGDVSKNREPECQNEGDSNPQAALTVPTNDEILPVAGIINNKDSTPSFEKAVITSSPHWREQPAVSEQVNDACPLKPILSDTDSRSSGSGQSFEQPWESKVTSEATDLEHNSVYVAKQRQLREADGCEQSFVNPAYYEVSVSPTVERNRLNASTSDVHTEHSDEAVAEEWPLCSTLGQCHIYKSSPCLLDRPVSPHIHSQTYNKTGLSQSNDSLLQPNGGFNGFPIQEQDEYETHGLSVDDPQVYASASYLQMRQSSSLSSSRDSVSIPSPFYTPPDTGWLHGNEWSIDQGQDGNDVQAFLCHTQEARLSSQLYQPSRNITSMHHSTGRIVDEDSRASTRSSSPETRHGPIVHRLTSRLRSRMCRSLGEDLDQPFPEDNVSARHNRLQLLSSTLSMGNLVSQSSSRAQSSQDLLSPAGSTRSLHDGSFSGKHSSIPLDPREHDWFVKAASGAWTDIYALFRDDPNLLSKRDLISGFTIVHWMAKHGDHRVLNTLWYGVDKAGMTLDINTKTFCGYTPLHLAAIHGHKKFIRLLVQKFKADVRIRDSSGKRAWQYLSKNENWDILELLGAPQKCNSGSPVNLTTRPATTKVNVNRHSSIAALFKHKSHLRVSSSPETF; this is encoded by the coding sequence ATGGCCACCGACTTCACACAAGAATCCCTGCTGCGCTTCATCATCAACAACGGCGGCAAGGTGCGAAATGTGGATTTATTAACCCACTACAGGCGGTTTTTGCGGGAGGACGAAGATAGAGAGCAGAACCGGGAGTTATTCAAGAGGTATGTGAACTCCGTGGCGACTGTGAGGCAGGAGGAGGGGGTGTCTCATGTTGTGCTGAGGAAAAAATACCGCGTGCATCTCGGAGACGTCTCCAAGAACCGAGAGCCTGAGTGTCAGAATGAAGGAGACTCTAATCCTCAAGCTGCTTTGACCGTCCCAACTAATGATGAAATCTTGCCAGTTGCTGGAATCATCAACAACAAAGATTCTACTCCCAGTTTTGAAAAAGCTGTCATAACTTCATCACCACATTGGAGGGAACAACCTGCTGTCTCTGAACAGGTTAACGATGCTTGCCCTTTGAAACCAATCCTGTCGGACACGGACAGTCGCTCGAGTGGGAGCGGCCAGAGCTTTGAACAGCCATGGGAGTCGAAAGTTACCAGCGAGGCAACAGATCTGGAACACAACAGTGTTTACGTAGCCAAGCAGAGACAATTAAGGGAAGCAGATGGTTGCGAGCAGTCCTTCGTCAACCCCGCTTACTATGAGGTGAGCGTGTCGCCTACGGTTGAAAGGAACCGTTTGAATGCAAGCACATCGGACGTTCACACCGAACACTCAGACGAGGCTGTCGCCGAAGAATGGCCTTTGTGCTCGACCCTCGGACAGTGTCACATATACAAGTCTTCGCCTTGTCTGCTGGACCGTCCTGTTTCTCCACACATACACTCCCAAACCTACAACAAAACAGGCTTAAGCCAAAGCAATGATAGTCTATTACAACCAAACGGAGGGTTTAATGGATTTCCGATCCAGGAGCAGGACGAATACGAGACTCACGGCTTGTCCGTTGATGACCCTCAAGTCTATGCAAGTGCATCGTACCTGCAGATGCGTCAGTCATCGAGTCTTTCCTCAAGTCGTGACAGTGTCTCAATCCCTTCGCCTTTTTATACACCACCTGACACTGGTTGGCTGCACGGCAATGAGTGGTCCATCGATCAGGGGCAAGACGGGAACGATGTACAAGCTTTCCTATGTCACACCCAGGAAGCAAGGCTGTCGTCGCAACTCTACCAACCGAGTCGCAACATCACATCCATGCACCACTCAACCGGTCGCATCGTCGACGAGGACTCGAGGGCTTCTACGCGAAGCAGTTCGCCAGAGACCCGTCATGGACCCATCGTCCACCGCTTGACGTCCCGTTTGCGGAGTCGCATGTGTCGGAGTCTCGGGGAAGACCTGGATCAGCCGTTCCCAGAGGACAACGTCTCGGCGAGGCACAACCGACTCCAGCTGCTGTCCTCGACTCTAAGCATGGGCAATTTAGTCTCGCAGTCCTCTAGCCGAGCACAAAGTTCCCAAGACCTCTTGTCGCCTGCTGGATCTACACGAAGCTTGCACGATGGTTCCTTCAGCGGCAAACACTCATCCATCCCTCTTGACCCCAGAGAACACGACTGGTTTGTCAAAGCGGCATCAGGTGCATGGACCGACATCTATGCTCTATTCCGAGATGACCCGAACCTCCTGAGCAAGCGAGACTTAATATCCGGCTTCACCATCGTCCACTGGATGGCCAAGCATGGTGACCATCGTGTCCTGAATACGCTTTGGTATGGCGTCGACAAGGCTGGGATGACTTTAGACATCAATACAAAGACCTTTTGTGGATACACGCCGCTCCACCTGGCGGCCATTCACGGCCACAAGAAATTCATTCGGCTCCTGGTGCAAAAGTTCAAAGCTGACGTACGGATACGGGACAGCAGTGGTAAAAGAGCATGGCAATATCTGAGCAAAAATGAAAACTGGGACATCTTAGAACTTCTGGGCGCCCCACAGAAGTGCAACAGCGGTAGTCCAGTGAACCTGACCACGAGACCTGCCACCACCAAGGTGAATGTCAACAGACATTCGTCCATCGCTGCACTGTTCAAACACAAGTCTCACTTGAGGGTCTCATCTAGTCCAGAAACCTTTTAG